Proteins encoded within one genomic window of Mycolicibacterium monacense:
- a CDS encoding SDR family oxidoreductase has product MRTPKSVFITGAAAGIGRKTAIAFARKGYTVGAFDIDEVGLKTLTEELDRVQTPVVTGHLDVTDSDEMSQRIEEFTQVTGGRLDVLINNAGILRAGRFEELDLAGHFKEIDINAKGVVNGLYAAFPHLRNTPGSVVVNLASASAIYGQAELANYSATKFFVRGITEALDLEWNRYGIRVIAMWPLYVQTAMTDNIKTGTTDSLGIRLTAQDIADAIVAAVEPTALRRALHQVHFPVGAQSKVLATGARFSPAWLTRLVNKKLAHS; this is encoded by the coding sequence ATGCGCACCCCCAAATCGGTATTCATCACCGGCGCCGCCGCCGGCATCGGCCGCAAAACCGCGATCGCGTTCGCCCGGAAGGGCTACACCGTCGGAGCGTTCGACATCGACGAGGTCGGACTGAAGACGCTCACCGAGGAACTCGACCGGGTGCAGACCCCCGTCGTCACCGGTCACCTCGACGTGACCGACAGCGACGAGATGTCCCAGCGCATCGAGGAGTTCACCCAGGTCACCGGGGGCCGCCTCGACGTCCTGATCAACAACGCGGGAATCCTTCGGGCCGGACGGTTCGAGGAACTCGACCTCGCCGGCCACTTCAAGGAGATCGACATCAACGCCAAGGGCGTGGTCAACGGTCTCTACGCCGCGTTCCCGCACCTGCGCAACACGCCCGGATCGGTCGTCGTCAACCTCGCCTCGGCCAGCGCGATCTACGGACAGGCCGAACTCGCGAACTACAGCGCCACCAAATTCTTCGTGCGCGGCATCACCGAAGCCCTCGACCTCGAATGGAACCGGTACGGCATCCGGGTGATCGCCATGTGGCCGCTCTACGTCCAGACGGCGATGACCGACAACATCAAGACCGGCACCACCGACTCGCTCGGCATCCGGTTGACCGCCCAGGACATCGCCGACGCCATCGTCGCCGCCGTCGAACCGACGGCACTCCGCCGCGCACTGCACCAGGTGCACTTCCCCGTCGGCGCACAGTCGAAGGTGCTCGCCACCGGCGCCCGCTTCTCACCCGCATGGCTCACCAGGCTGGTCAACAAGAAGCTGGCCCACTCCTGA
- a CDS encoding YeiH family protein, producing the protein MTEQASRTSPEERAEDRRSSGIGYAVAGVSVVLALGAATRFLEAQVPRWADGTAFEGVAKSVEFPVYAIALGLLGNVVLSRLALRDALSGGFRTEFFIKTGLVLLGASINLKVLVTAAGPAIIQALLLISIVFGFTWWLGGRLGLEDKLRALLASAVSICGVSAAIAAAGAVQAKREQLAYAASLVIAFALPSIFLLPWLARVFGLPDAVAGAWIGGNIDTTAAVAASGAIAGEDALQIATIVKTTQNALIGIVAIALTAYFALKVERRSAQDARPTVGQFWERFPKFVLGFIAASIVGTLYLQGGGDKATITTVNDLRTWFLIFAFVAIGLEFSLRGLREAGWRPVAVFASATVVNIVVALGLALVLFGSFEVG; encoded by the coding sequence ATGACGGAACAGGCCTCCCGGACCAGCCCCGAGGAACGCGCCGAGGATCGCCGCTCATCGGGCATCGGCTACGCGGTCGCGGGGGTGTCCGTCGTGCTGGCGCTCGGCGCGGCGACCCGGTTCCTCGAAGCCCAGGTGCCACGGTGGGCAGACGGCACCGCGTTCGAGGGTGTGGCCAAATCCGTCGAATTCCCGGTCTACGCCATCGCTTTGGGCCTCCTCGGCAACGTGGTGCTGAGCCGCCTCGCGTTACGCGACGCGCTGTCCGGCGGCTTCCGCACCGAGTTCTTCATCAAGACCGGCCTGGTGCTGCTCGGGGCGTCGATCAACCTGAAGGTGCTCGTCACCGCGGCGGGACCGGCCATCATCCAGGCGCTGCTGCTGATCTCCATCGTCTTCGGGTTCACCTGGTGGCTCGGCGGTCGCCTCGGACTCGAGGACAAACTGCGTGCCCTGCTCGCCTCGGCCGTGTCCATCTGCGGGGTGAGCGCGGCCATCGCCGCGGCCGGTGCGGTCCAGGCCAAGCGCGAGCAACTCGCCTACGCCGCCTCGCTCGTCATCGCGTTCGCGCTGCCGTCGATCTTTCTGCTGCCCTGGCTCGCCCGGGTGTTCGGCCTGCCCGATGCCGTGGCCGGCGCGTGGATCGGCGGCAACATCGACACCACCGCCGCGGTCGCCGCCTCCGGAGCCATCGCCGGTGAGGACGCCCTGCAGATCGCCACCATCGTCAAGACCACGCAGAACGCGCTGATCGGCATCGTCGCCATCGCCCTGACCGCCTACTTCGCGCTCAAAGTCGAACGGCGCAGCGCGCAAGACGCTCGTCCCACGGTCGGCCAGTTCTGGGAGCGCTTCCCGAAGTTCGTGCTCGGGTTCATCGCCGCATCGATCGTCGGCACCCTCTATCTGCAAGGGGGCGGGGACAAGGCCACCATCACCACGGTCAACGACCTGCGGACGTGGTTCTTGATCTTCGCGTTCGTCGCGATCGGCCTCGAGTTCTCGCTACGTGGTCTGCGCGAGGCGGGTTGGCGTCCGGTCGCCGTGTTCGCCTCGGCCACCGTCGTCAACATCGTGGTCGCACTCGGTCTCGCGCTCGTGTTGTTCGGCAGCTTCGAGGTGGGTTAG
- a CDS encoding ABC transporter substrate-binding protein, with amino-acid sequence MSTAWSRRNFLAMTATLAGSTVLAGCGGDAPGTVAKDGSVTVTHAFGETRIPGPPTRVVSAGLTEQDDLLAVEVVPIAVTDWFGGEPFGVWPWARGQLGPAQPTVLSLGDGIQIEAIRALNPDLIVATNAGLDADTYTTLSEIAPTVAQSGSAAFFEPWKDQATIIGQAVFKADEMAALIARVDEKFTNAASANPQFGGKKALLLRGPLYRDSVQAVRPGWRTDFLTQMGFTVADPGDPLIPRDRMASVLDAADVLIWTTESEQEQGALLADPTIAGLKAVAGGRTIFTDKELAGAIAFASPLSYPLVADRLPPLLAQILA; translated from the coding sequence GTGTCAACTGCCTGGTCGCGGCGCAACTTCCTGGCCATGACCGCCACGCTCGCCGGTTCGACGGTGCTCGCCGGCTGCGGGGGCGACGCGCCCGGCACCGTCGCGAAGGACGGCTCCGTCACCGTCACGCACGCCTTCGGCGAGACCCGCATCCCCGGGCCGCCCACCCGCGTCGTCAGCGCCGGACTCACCGAACAGGACGACCTGCTGGCCGTCGAGGTCGTGCCGATCGCCGTCACCGACTGGTTCGGCGGTGAGCCGTTCGGCGTATGGCCATGGGCGCGAGGCCAACTCGGGCCCGCTCAGCCGACGGTGCTCAGCCTCGGCGACGGTATCCAGATCGAGGCGATCCGCGCGCTGAACCCCGACCTGATCGTCGCCACCAACGCCGGCCTGGACGCCGACACCTACACGACGCTGTCGGAGATCGCGCCGACGGTGGCGCAGAGCGGGTCCGCCGCATTCTTCGAGCCGTGGAAGGACCAGGCCACGATCATCGGCCAGGCGGTGTTCAAGGCCGACGAGATGGCGGCGCTGATCGCCCGCGTCGACGAGAAATTCACCAACGCGGCCTCGGCCAATCCACAGTTCGGCGGAAAGAAGGCGCTGCTGCTGCGCGGCCCGCTCTACCGCGACAGCGTCCAGGCCGTACGCCCGGGTTGGCGCACCGACTTCCTCACCCAGATGGGCTTCACCGTCGCCGACCCCGGCGATCCGCTGATCCCCCGCGACCGGATGGCGTCGGTGCTCGACGCCGCCGACGTCCTCATCTGGACGACCGAGAGCGAACAGGAACAGGGCGCGCTGCTCGCCGATCCGACCATCGCGGGTCTGAAAGCCGTCGCGGGTGGGCGCACCATCTTCACCGACAAGGAACTCGCCGGGGCGATCGCGTTCGCCTCCCCGCTGTCCTATCCGCTGGTCGCCGACCGGCTGCCGCCGCTGCTCGCGCAGATCCTGGCCTGA
- a CDS encoding queuosine precursor transporter, with the protein MTVAPTDHRGSATIGSAYYPTLVAVFTGLVLISNVAATKGVAFGPLLTDGGFLVFPLTYVIGDVLSEVYGFRAARRAVFIGFAMQALAVLVLWTTVRLPGAPDYANQDALATTVAAITGLAVAGLSGFLVGQLVNAWVVVQVKQRTKEQYLWARLLGSTVVGQFADTLVFCAIAAPIIGFGNMGSFAVYAALGWVYKTVIEAAMLPVTYRVIATIKRREPTYEPAV; encoded by the coding sequence ATGACCGTCGCGCCGACAGATCACCGCGGTTCCGCGACCATCGGCTCGGCCTACTACCCCACGCTGGTCGCCGTGTTCACCGGCCTGGTGCTGATCTCCAACGTCGCGGCCACCAAGGGGGTGGCGTTCGGGCCGCTGCTCACCGACGGCGGCTTCCTCGTCTTCCCCCTCACCTACGTCATCGGTGACGTGCTCAGCGAGGTGTACGGATTCCGCGCCGCCCGCCGGGCGGTGTTCATCGGCTTCGCCATGCAGGCGCTCGCGGTGCTGGTGCTGTGGACGACCGTGCGGTTGCCCGGCGCCCCCGACTACGCCAACCAGGACGCGCTGGCCACCACCGTCGCCGCGATCACCGGTCTGGCGGTCGCCGGGTTGTCCGGCTTCCTCGTCGGTCAGCTCGTCAACGCCTGGGTCGTGGTGCAGGTCAAACAGCGCACCAAGGAGCAGTACCTGTGGGCGCGGCTGCTCGGATCGACCGTGGTGGGCCAGTTCGCCGACACCCTGGTCTTCTGCGCGATCGCGGCGCCGATCATCGGCTTCGGGAACATGGGCTCGTTCGCCGTCTACGCGGCGCTCGGGTGGGTGTACAAGACCGTGATCGAAGCGGCGATGCTACCGGTGACCTACCGGGTGATCGCCACGATCAAGCGTCGCGAACCGACCTACGAGCCCGCGGTCTGA
- a CDS encoding 5-oxoprolinase subunit B family protein, with product MTAVPDVMEPMVLGTVLDYGDRALLLQFDDTAQVLAWTDAVRAAGLPGVVDIVPGSRTVLVKLDGPRYQAPTRQRLAALRIDRGAVAESASPPDRADAVIDVVYDGADLADVARLTGMDTDQVVAAHTGTLWRVGFGGFAPGFAYLVGGDERLHVPRRAEPRTKVPAGSVGLAGEFSGVYPRESPGGWQLIGHTDAVLWDVDRENPALLTPGMWVEFRVAE from the coding sequence ATGACCGCAGTACCGGATGTGATGGAGCCGATGGTCCTGGGCACAGTGCTCGACTACGGCGACCGCGCGCTGCTTCTCCAGTTCGACGACACCGCTCAGGTACTGGCGTGGACCGATGCGGTCCGCGCCGCGGGCCTACCCGGCGTCGTCGACATCGTGCCGGGTTCGCGCACCGTGCTCGTCAAACTCGACGGCCCGCGATATCAGGCGCCGACCCGGCAGCGGCTGGCCGCCCTGCGCATCGATCGGGGCGCCGTCGCGGAATCCGCGAGCCCGCCGGACCGCGCCGACGCCGTCATCGACGTCGTCTACGACGGCGCGGACCTCGCCGACGTCGCGCGGCTGACCGGGATGGACACCGACCAGGTCGTGGCCGCCCACACCGGCACGCTGTGGCGGGTCGGATTCGGGGGCTTCGCACCGGGTTTCGCCTACCTCGTCGGCGGCGACGAGCGGTTGCACGTCCCGCGTCGCGCGGAACCCCGCACCAAGGTGCCTGCCGGTTCCGTCGGGTTGGCCGGTGAGTTCAGCGGGGTGTACCCGCGCGAGTCGCCCGGCGGGTGGCAGTTGATCGGCCACACCGACGCCGTGCTGTGGGACGTGGACCGGGAGAACCCGGCGCTGCTCACCCCGGGTATGTGGGTCGAGTTCCGCGTCGCGGAATAG
- a CDS encoding 5-oxoprolinase/urea amidolyase family protein gives MTTLEILNTGPLALVEDLGRPGLAHMGVTRSGAADRRAHALANRLVANPGDRATVEVMFGGLTARVRGGDVTVAVTGADTDPAVNGKPFGTNSIHYAHDGDVISLGMAQAGLRSYLAVRGGIDVAPVLGSRSYDVMSAIGPQPLKPGDVLPVGEHTEDFPELDQAPVAAIDDDVLELMVVPGPHDDWFVDPEFLVRTNWQVTNRSDRVGMRLVGMPLDYRWPDRQLPSEGATRGAIQVPPNGLPVILGPDHPVTGGYPVIAVVVDEDIDKASQARPGQTVRLHWSRPRKPFA, from the coding sequence ATGACGACTCTGGAGATTCTGAACACCGGGCCGCTGGCACTGGTCGAAGACCTCGGCCGCCCCGGGCTGGCACACATGGGCGTCACCCGATCGGGTGCCGCGGACCGCCGCGCGCACGCCCTGGCCAACCGCCTGGTCGCCAACCCCGGTGATCGCGCGACCGTCGAGGTGATGTTCGGCGGGCTCACCGCCCGGGTCCGCGGAGGCGACGTCACCGTCGCCGTCACCGGCGCCGACACCGACCCCGCCGTCAACGGAAAACCGTTCGGCACCAACAGCATCCACTACGCGCACGACGGCGACGTGATCTCGCTGGGGATGGCGCAGGCCGGGCTGCGCAGCTACCTCGCAGTGCGCGGCGGTATCGACGTGGCGCCGGTGCTCGGCTCCCGCAGCTACGACGTCATGTCCGCCATCGGACCGCAACCGCTCAAACCCGGTGACGTGCTGCCCGTCGGCGAGCACACCGAGGACTTCCCCGAACTCGATCAGGCGCCGGTGGCGGCGATCGACGACGACGTGCTCGAACTCATGGTGGTGCCCGGACCGCACGACGACTGGTTTGTCGACCCCGAATTCCTGGTACGCACCAACTGGCAGGTCACCAACCGCAGCGACCGCGTCGGTATGCGGCTGGTCGGCATGCCCCTGGACTACCGGTGGCCCGACCGGCAACTGCCCAGCGAGGGAGCCACCCGCGGAGCGATTCAGGTGCCGCCCAACGGTTTACCGGTCATCCTCGGCCCGGACCATCCCGTCACCGGCGGGTACCCGGTGATCGCTGTGGTGGTCGACGAGGACATCGACAAGGCCTCGCAGGCCCGCCCCGGACAGACCGTGCGGCTGCACTGGTCGCGGCCGCGCAAACCGTTCGCATGA
- a CDS encoding alpha/beta fold hydrolase, with protein MNRLFRRGGSSATPPPAAAPAWFAAAVGQRPRHHTIEVEGCPIRVRAWGEPGNPPLVFVHGGGAHSGWWDHIAPFFTRTHTVVAPDLSGHGDSGTRQSYAVAAWAREVLASASVSGSSARPTIVGHSMGGWVTAAAATRYGAQIDSVLIIDSPLRDRAPEENRLRNRRRDSPGYRTEAEILARFKAVPAQEVTLSYIADPIARQSVRHTDNGWVWKFDPEIFGGDLLEQTAAEHEIVEETFTRLPCRVGYLRCENGIVPPAMAEQIRSILQLRGPFVELAEAGHHPMLDQPLPLVATIRTLLEFWSIT; from the coding sequence GTGAATCGGCTGTTCCGCCGCGGAGGGTCCTCGGCCACACCTCCGCCGGCGGCTGCGCCGGCCTGGTTCGCCGCGGCCGTGGGGCAGCGGCCGCGACACCACACGATCGAGGTCGAAGGCTGCCCGATCCGGGTGCGCGCGTGGGGTGAGCCCGGCAACCCGCCGCTGGTGTTCGTGCACGGTGGTGGCGCCCACTCCGGATGGTGGGATCACATCGCGCCGTTCTTCACCCGCACCCACACCGTCGTCGCCCCCGACCTGAGCGGCCACGGTGACAGCGGAACACGCCAGAGCTACGCGGTGGCCGCCTGGGCGCGCGAGGTACTCGCATCCGCGAGCGTCTCGGGATCGTCGGCGCGGCCGACCATCGTCGGCCACAGCATGGGTGGCTGGGTGACCGCCGCCGCGGCCACCCGGTACGGGGCACAGATCGACAGCGTGCTGATCATCGATTCGCCCCTGCGGGATCGCGCTCCCGAGGAGAACCGGCTGCGCAACCGGAGGCGCGACAGTCCGGGATATCGCACCGAGGCGGAGATCCTCGCGCGCTTCAAGGCGGTTCCCGCCCAAGAGGTGACACTGTCCTACATCGCCGACCCCATCGCCAGGCAGTCGGTACGCCACACCGACAACGGGTGGGTGTGGAAGTTCGACCCCGAGATCTTCGGTGGTGACCTGCTCGAGCAGACCGCGGCCGAACACGAGATCGTCGAGGAGACCTTCACCCGACTCCCGTGCCGGGTGGGATATCTGCGGTGCGAGAACGGGATCGTCCCGCCGGCGATGGCCGAACAGATCCGCTCCATCCTGCAGTTGCGCGGACCGTTCGTGGAACTCGCGGAGGCGGGGCACCATCCGATGCTGGACCAACCGCTTCCGCTGGTGGCGACGATCCGGACGCTACTCGAATTCTGGTCGATCACCTGA
- a CDS encoding GNAT family N-acetyltransferase codes for MLPQLSSEVRGHGVIHTARLVHTADLDNETREGARRMVSEAFRGDFTDDDWEHALGGMHALICSHGVLIAHAAVVQRRLLYRDAALRCGYIEAVAVREDCRGQGLGSAVMDACEQVLRGAYQLGALATSTMARPMYRARGWVPWRGPTSVLSPGGRISTPEDDGSVFVYPVGSALGSTDLDTTAELTCDWRHGDVW; via the coding sequence GTGCTGCCGCAACTTTCCAGTGAGGTTCGCGGTCACGGGGTGATCCACACCGCGCGGCTGGTACACACCGCCGACCTCGACAACGAGACCCGCGAAGGCGCCCGTCGGATGGTCAGCGAGGCTTTTCGCGGTGACTTCACCGACGACGACTGGGAACACGCCCTCGGCGGTATGCATGCGCTGATCTGCAGCCACGGCGTGCTGATCGCCCACGCCGCGGTGGTGCAGCGCCGACTTCTCTACCGTGACGCGGCGCTGCGCTGCGGCTACATCGAAGCCGTGGCGGTGCGTGAAGACTGTCGCGGGCAGGGACTGGGCAGCGCCGTGATGGACGCGTGCGAACAGGTGCTGCGCGGCGCCTACCAACTCGGCGCACTCGCGACCTCGACGATGGCCCGGCCGATGTACCGGGCCCGCGGCTGGGTACCGTGGCGGGGGCCGACGTCGGTGCTGTCCCCCGGCGGGCGCATCAGCACCCCCGAAGACGACGGGTCGGTGTTCGTCTACCCGGTCGGCTCGGCACTCGGGAGCACCGACCTCGACACCACCGCCGAATTGACCTGCGACTGGCGCCACGGCGACGTCTGGTGA
- a CDS encoding nitrate/nitrite transporter: MSHRITDWDPEDTIAWEAGNKYIARRNLIWSVAAEHIGFSVWSIWSVMVLFMPEAVYGFSAGDKFLLGATATLVGACLRIPYTLATARFGGRNWTVFSAFVLLIPTLGTMVLLANPGLPLWPYLLCAALAGFGGGNFASSMTNINAFYPQRLKGWALGLNAGGGNIGVPMIQLVGLLVIATAGNRQPYWVCAVYLVALAVAGIGAALYMDNLEQHKIDFTAMKDILRERDTWVISLLYIGTFGSFIGFAFAFGQVLQINFAARGQSPAEASLHAAQIAFVGPLLGSLSRVYGGRLADRIGGGRVTLAVFAGMILAAGVLVTVSTLDDGSPGAATAATMIGYVVGFIALFLLSGIGNGSVYKMIPSIFEARSRSLDAGEEQRVAWSRAMSGALIGFAGAIGALGGVGINLALRQSYLSSGSATTAFWIFAVFYVVASAVTWVMYVRRPSGDASVDRASRPDLART; the protein is encoded by the coding sequence ATGTCGCACCGCATCACCGACTGGGATCCCGAGGACACGATCGCCTGGGAAGCCGGTAACAAGTACATCGCCCGCCGCAACCTGATCTGGTCGGTAGCCGCCGAGCACATCGGCTTCTCCGTGTGGTCCATCTGGTCGGTCATGGTGTTGTTCATGCCCGAGGCCGTCTACGGATTCTCCGCGGGCGACAAGTTCCTGCTCGGTGCCACCGCGACCCTCGTCGGGGCCTGCCTGCGAATCCCCTACACGCTGGCCACCGCGAGGTTCGGCGGGCGCAACTGGACGGTGTTCTCGGCATTCGTGCTGCTGATCCCGACCCTCGGCACCATGGTGTTGCTCGCCAATCCCGGTCTGCCGCTGTGGCCGTACCTGCTGTGTGCGGCGCTGGCCGGCTTCGGTGGCGGCAACTTCGCCTCCTCGATGACCAACATCAATGCCTTCTACCCGCAGCGACTCAAGGGGTGGGCACTGGGCCTCAACGCCGGCGGCGGCAACATCGGGGTGCCGATGATCCAGCTGGTCGGGCTGCTCGTCATCGCCACCGCGGGTAACCGGCAGCCGTACTGGGTGTGCGCGGTCTACCTGGTGGCACTGGCCGTCGCCGGTATCGGCGCGGCGCTGTACATGGACAACCTCGAACAGCACAAGATCGACTTCACCGCGATGAAAGACATTCTGCGGGAACGGGATACGTGGGTGATCTCGCTGCTCTACATCGGCACGTTCGGCTCGTTCATCGGGTTCGCGTTCGCATTCGGTCAGGTGCTGCAGATCAACTTCGCCGCCCGCGGGCAGAGTCCCGCCGAGGCGTCGCTGCACGCCGCGCAGATCGCGTTCGTCGGCCCGCTGCTCGGCTCGTTGTCACGGGTGTACGGCGGCAGACTGGCCGACCGCATCGGCGGTGGCCGTGTCACCCTCGCCGTGTTCGCCGGCATGATCCTCGCGGCCGGAGTGCTGGTCACCGTCAGCACCCTCGACGACGGCAGCCCGGGTGCGGCGACCGCCGCCACGATGATCGGCTACGTCGTCGGCTTCATCGCCCTGTTCCTGCTGTCCGGCATCGGCAACGGGTCGGTGTACAAGATGATCCCGTCGATCTTCGAGGCGCGCAGCCGCTCGCTGGACGCCGGCGAGGAGCAGCGGGTGGCCTGGTCGCGCGCGATGTCCGGGGCGCTGATCGGGTTCGCCGGCGCCATCGGTGCGCTCGGCGGGGTGGGCATCAACCTCGCGCTGCGGCAGTCCTACCTCTCGAGCGGGTCGGCCACCACCGCGTTCTGGATCTTCGCAGTGTTCTACGTGGTGGCCTCCGCGGTCACCTGGGTCATGTACGTGCGCCGCCCGAGCGGCGACGCATCGGTCGACCGCGCGTCGCGGCCGGACCTGGCGCGTACGTGA
- a CDS encoding uroporphyrinogen-III synthase — protein MSEPDWAPLTGFRVAVTSARRAEELSALLRRRGATVTSAAAIAMVPLPDDDELRAHTQALIDAPPDIVIATTGIGLRGWIAAADGWGVAAELTAALAGARIVSRGPKATGALRAAGLPEEWSPDSESSREVLRYLLDGGIAGKRIAVQLHGATDDWDPFPEFLDELRAAGADVVPIRVYRWRPAPRDGDFDQLVAGIAEEKFDAVSFTSAPAVASVLMRATEMGVADRVLTALRTNVHAMCVGPVTARPLVRLGVPTSAPERMRLGALARHITDELPLLQARTVRVAGHLLEIRGTCVLVDGVVKSLSPAGMATIRALAHRPGAVVSRTDLLGALPGSGTDTHAVETAVLRLRTALGDKQIVSTVVKRGYRLTVDDDLAEAL, from the coding sequence ATGAGTGAGCCTGACTGGGCACCGCTCACCGGATTCCGGGTGGCGGTGACCTCCGCCCGACGCGCCGAGGAGCTGAGCGCACTGCTGCGCCGCCGCGGCGCCACCGTCACCAGCGCGGCCGCGATCGCGATGGTGCCGCTACCCGACGACGACGAACTGCGGGCCCATACCCAGGCACTGATCGACGCACCGCCTGACATCGTGATCGCGACCACCGGGATCGGGCTGCGCGGCTGGATCGCCGCCGCCGACGGCTGGGGCGTCGCCGCCGAACTCACCGCGGCCCTGGCGGGGGCCCGCATCGTCTCCCGCGGACCCAAGGCGACCGGCGCGCTCCGGGCCGCCGGCCTGCCCGAGGAGTGGTCACCGGATTCGGAGTCGTCCCGGGAGGTGCTGCGCTATCTGCTCGACGGCGGCATCGCCGGCAAGCGCATCGCCGTCCAGTTGCACGGCGCCACCGACGACTGGGATCCCTTCCCCGAATTCCTCGACGAACTGCGGGCCGCAGGCGCCGACGTGGTGCCGATCCGGGTGTACCGCTGGCGTCCGGCACCCCGCGACGGCGACTTCGACCAGTTGGTGGCGGGTATCGCCGAGGAGAAGTTCGATGCCGTCAGCTTCACCTCCGCACCGGCTGTGGCGTCGGTGCTCATGCGGGCCACCGAGATGGGTGTCGCCGACCGGGTGCTGACGGCCCTGCGGACCAACGTGCACGCGATGTGCGTCGGCCCGGTCACCGCGCGTCCCCTGGTCCGGCTCGGGGTTCCGACGTCGGCGCCGGAGCGCATGCGGTTGGGTGCGCTGGCCCGCCACATCACCGACGAACTTCCACTGTTGCAGGCCCGCACCGTTCGGGTGGCCGGACACCTGCTCGAGATCCGCGGTACCTGCGTACTCGTGGACGGTGTGGTCAAATCGCTGTCCCCGGCCGGGATGGCCACCATCCGCGCACTCGCGCACCGGCCCGGCGCGGTGGTGTCGCGCACCGACCTGCTTGGCGCATTGCCCGGCAGCGGCACCGACACCCACGCTGTCGAGACCGCGGTGCTGCGGCTGCGAACCGCGTTGGGCGACAAGCAGATCGTGTCCACGGTCGTCAAACGCGGATACCGGCTCACCGTCGACGACGATCTGGCGGAGGCCCTGTGA
- a CDS encoding sirohydrochlorin chelatase — translation MSAPANRILVAHGTRKSSGVALIGDIADRVAATLGSPVGVAFVDVLGPTPSDVLSALPDRPAVLVPAFLSRGYHVRSDIPAHVAASGHPDVTVADALGPDAQLVRVVGDRLIESGWAPGDSVILAAAGTSDPLALRDLHTTAASLSAVTGARVDLAFAATGRPRVDEAVAAARRSGARRVVVASYLLADGLFQDRLRASGADIVTAPLGTHPGLVRLIASRFRRARIPIAA, via the coding sequence GTGAGCGCCCCGGCCAACCGGATCCTGGTCGCGCACGGCACCCGCAAGTCCAGCGGTGTGGCGCTGATCGGTGACATCGCCGACCGGGTCGCCGCCACCCTCGGATCGCCGGTCGGCGTCGCCTTCGTCGACGTGCTGGGCCCGACCCCGTCCGACGTACTGTCCGCGCTACCCGATCGCCCGGCCGTCCTGGTACCCGCGTTCCTGTCCAGGGGCTACCACGTGCGCAGCGATATCCCGGCGCATGTGGCGGCCAGCGGCCACCCGGATGTGACGGTCGCCGACGCACTGGGCCCTGACGCGCAGCTGGTACGGGTGGTGGGCGACCGGCTCATCGAATCCGGCTGGGCGCCTGGCGATTCCGTCATCCTCGCCGCGGCGGGCACCTCGGACCCGCTGGCGCTGCGCGATCTGCACACCACCGCAGCGTCGCTGTCGGCGGTCACCGGTGCCCGGGTCGACCTGGCGTTCGCCGCCACGGGCCGACCCCGCGTCGACGAGGCGGTCGCCGCGGCGCGCCGCAGCGGCGCCCGGCGGGTCGTGGTGGCGTCGTACCTGTTGGCCGACGGCCTGTTCCAGGACCGGCTGCGGGCCAGCGGCGCCGACATCGTCACCGCCCCGCTGGGCACCCACCCGGGACTGGTGCGGCTGATCGCGAGCCGGTTCCGGCGGGCGCGGATCCCGATCGCGGCGTAA
- a CDS encoding GAF and ANTAR domain-containing protein — protein MTAGVERLDEVLEHCLRHSTRRAQADLTGVLAGLTALAVSHLPGVDHASVTLMADDDDIRCLAATDGHPLVLDNVQRGCGQGPCLDAATEHRVVRADDLTDESRWPAFTAKSVDATPVRAILALPVFRDGRSSATLNLYADRPRGLDARTESAGAIVASHVAEAMTAAYRTRSHGRSPRSTVINQAKTLLMRDFDVDVAQAYALLVKLAKQQNDSIEAVARQVVAADGPSGRN, from the coding sequence ATGACGGCGGGTGTCGAGCGCCTGGACGAGGTGCTCGAGCACTGCCTGCGCCACTCGACGCGACGGGCACAGGCAGACCTGACCGGTGTGTTGGCGGGGCTCACGGCGCTGGCGGTGTCCCACCTCCCCGGGGTCGACCACGCGAGTGTGACGCTGATGGCCGATGATGACGACATCCGGTGTCTGGCGGCCACGGACGGCCACCCTCTGGTTCTCGACAACGTCCAGCGTGGTTGCGGGCAGGGTCCCTGTCTCGACGCCGCGACCGAGCATCGCGTGGTCCGCGCCGACGATCTGACCGATGAATCCCGATGGCCGGCCTTCACCGCCAAGTCGGTGGACGCCACGCCGGTGCGCGCGATCCTGGCGTTGCCGGTGTTCCGGGACGGTCGCTCGTCGGCGACCCTCAACCTGTACGCCGACCGTCCGCGGGGGCTGGACGCCCGCACCGAGTCCGCCGGCGCGATCGTCGCCTCGCACGTCGCCGAGGCGATGACGGCGGCGTACCGTACCCGCAGCCACGGCCGGTCACCGCGGTCGACCGTCATCAACCAGGCCAAGACGCTGCTGATGCGGGACTTCGATGTGGACGTGGCCCAGGCCTACGCGCTGCTGGTGAAACTGGCCAAACAGCAGAACGATTCGATCGAGGCGGTCGCCCGGCAGGTGGTGGCCGCCGACGGTCCGTCCGGCCGCAACTGA